The genomic interval AATTTTGTGCTCAGTTAAGGCTGCGAGAAATTTACCACGATACAATGCGCCTAAAGCTTTATTGTTGACGAGATAATTTTTCTTGATCACTCGTAAGAGCTTTTCCTGACTATTGAGTACGAGCCCGGGAACGATGTAGTGAATATGAGGATGATAGCACAAGTCTCGCCCATGGGTATGCAGAACGCCAATCATGCCACATTCACCACCAAGACGATCTTTACACATCTCTTTGAGAGCTTGACTTGAGGCCATGAACAAGGCATCAAACATCTCTTTTCGTCGCCATCTTGGAATGGCACGCAAAGAGCTCGGCAGAGTAAAGGTCACCATGAAGTAAGGACATGGCAAGAGACGCTGTTTTTGTCGATGAAGCCACTGGCTCGCCCGATGGTTTTGGCAACGGCTACAGAAGCGGTTTCCGCAAGATCGGCAGTGATAATGAACATGTCCACAACTCGTGCAGGCATAGTAAGATCCACCTGCACTCTGCTGACGGCAATTCATCATAGCCTTAAAAGCGCGTCTCTGATCCTGATCAAGTGTCGAACTCAGCTCGTCCCAATATCTTTCGCTGAGCTCGACTAAATCCATCATCGCAGAGCTCCTAGGCGCTGCATCAATTTGTTGATCATGCCATCGGAGTCCTGTATCACGGGTTTTGATAAATGAGAGTAAATCGCCGTGGTTGCCGGAGAACTATGACCGAGGATTTCTTGAATTACTCGCAAGTTCACTCCCGCTTCCACCAAATGTGTTGCATAGGAATGACGCAGGGAATGCACCGACACCTGTTTGGCGAGGCCACTATCAGCCAAAGCCGCTTTAAAGGCCGACTGCACCCCGCCCTTATCCATGTGCAAAGTCGTTTTGGAATTGCTACGACTTTTCCCGGCATAACGCGGAAATAGCAGTAGCGGATTGCGGTGCATCACCCAGTAAT from Lentisphaera araneosa HTCC2155 carries:
- a CDS encoding IS91 family transposase gives rise to the protein MMDLVELSERYWDELSSTLDQDQRRAFKAMMNCRQQSAGGSYYACTSCGHVHYHCRSCGNRFCSRCQNHRASQWLHRQKQRLLPCPYFMVTFTLPSSLRAIPRWRRKEMFDALFMASSQALKEMCKDRLGGECGMIGVLHTHGRDLCYHPHIHYIVPGLVLNSQEKLLRVIKKNYLVNNKALGALYRGKFLAALTEHKIGFQSSLYAKKWNVDCRSVGQGLHALEYLSRYLMRGVVSEQSLSEKEDKVRLRYKDSQTKRMDSKDFGPVEFLQRLAQHVLPRGFHRVREYGFLAPAAKKKLFLMQNLLEVKIPNDPPPKLPALRCSLCQGIMLPIGRVISEGRLKQESLVSVGARSPPIVSIS